The following DNA comes from Verrucomicrobiia bacterium.
CGTCGATGAGCCGGTCTCGATCTACTCCCATGCGGACTGGTCCGAGCAGGAGCGGCTCGACGCCGGTGGCATGACCACTTCGCCGGAAAGGATGGTCGCTGCGTTCACGGCGGGTGCTCCGGCGAATGACATGATTGTTGATATGAGTGCGACCAAGCGGGCCATGGCCACGGACTCGCCGCATTTCGTGAACTCCCAAAGCTTCGCGCGTGAATTCGTCCACAACGATCCGAAGTTTACCGCGCTTGTGCTCTTTGACCATGCCATGAACGACTGGCGCGATGTGATCCGGCACAAGATCAATGTGCCCACAGCGATCTTCTCCGGCGAATACAGCAACAACCTGCCGAGCCAGCGATGGATGAAGTCGGTGATCCCAAACGCAACGCTCTACGTCTACACCAAAGCGGAGCAAGGCGACCACTTTCTGATGTTCAAGAACCCAATTAAATTTGCCGCCGACCTCCAATCGTACTTGGAGCGGTATTGATGCCCGCGCGGAAGTTCAGATAGTTAAACTCGTCGAGCTTGATGAGACCAAGAAGAATTACAACCATCCCATGCCGGGGGCCGGAGATGGCAAAGCCCGGCATCTTTTAGCGCAAATATGAACGTAGAGAAGATAATAACTCTTGGGGCCACCTCTGTGATCGCCGATGGTTTTGACCGCAACAACCTGATCACCATCGGACAATGAATCCCACATCATCAGAACGCTTCGACAATCTAGCGG
Coding sequences within:
- a CDS encoding alpha/beta hydrolase; translation: MEVLGKDYEFPNRIAEFPAKLSDFKKLEINSFTTSDGVKLTYWEAGEGKPLIFIPGWSANGAEYVNVMFLLSKHYHVYVLDPRNQGLSQRVDFGTRISRFSVDLKEFVDHLGVKSANYCGWSMGAAVLWSYIELFGTKGIHKVAFVDEPVSIYSHADWSEQERLDAGGMTTSPERMVAAFTAGAPANDMIVDMSATKRAMATDSPHFVNSQSFAREFVHNDPKFTALVLFDHAMNDWRDVIRHKINVPTAIFSGEYSNNLPSQRWMKSVIPNATLYVYTKAEQGDHFLMFKNPIKFAADLQSYLERY